A DNA window from Solanum lycopersicum chromosome 3, SLM_r2.1 contains the following coding sequences:
- the LOC101251959 gene encoding uncharacterized protein isoform X2, with protein MAISTGFAFSCRPHFPLSQSMRKVFMSFSAAIEAIEEIDSGKEPAEWKRFNSKELGISSSMIARPTRVVLNGLKSKGFEVYLVGGCVRDLILKRTPKDFDIITTAELKEVCRTFSHCEIVGRRFPICHVHVDDEVVEVSSFHTSGIRPVRNLGLSFEKPVDCDEKDHFRWTNCLRRDFTINGLMFDPYSKLVYDYMGGVDDIRKAKIQTIGPASFSFVEDCARILRAIRIAARLGFRFGRETALSIKNLSSSVLKLDRGRLLMEMNYMLAYGSAEASLRLLWKFGLLDILLPIQAAYFVRHGFRRRDKRSHLLLSLFSNLDKLVAPDRPCHSSLWDQNLSSILMVKELLKILDRKGKPKSKIHTYMCIEDC; from the exons ATGGCCATTTCCACTGGTTTCGCATTTTCCTGTCGTCCGCATTTTCCTCTGTCTCAGAGCATGCGAAAG GTATTTATGAGCTTTTCCGCAGCAATTGAAGCTATTGAAGAGATTGACAGTGGCAAAG AACCAGCTGAATGGAAGAGGTTCAATTCCAAGGAACTAGGAATTAGCAGTTCGATGATCGCAAGGCCTACTAGAGTTGTTCTTAATGGTCTTAAAAGTAAAG GATTTGAAGTTTACCTTGTGGGGGGCTGTGTTCGGGATCTTATTTTAAAACGAACACCAAAAGATTTTGACATTATAACTACAGCTGAACTTAAAGAG GTGTGTAGAACATTTTCACATTGTGAGATAGTTGGAAGGCGATTCCCGATCTGCCATGTGcatgttgatgatgaagttgTGGAG gTTTCAAGCTTTCACACCTCAGGAATAAGGCCTGTGAGGAACTTGGGTTTATCTTTTGAGAAGCCAGTGGACTGTGATGAGAAGGACCACTTTCGTTGGACAAATTGTTTACGTAGAGATTTTACAATAAACGG GTTGATGTTTGACCCTTATTCAAAACTCGTCTATGATTACATGGGAGGAGTGGATGATATCAGGAAAGCTAAA ATACAAACAATCGGTCCTGCTAGTTTCTCATTTGTAGAGGATTGTG CTCGAATTCTTCGTGCAATTAGAATTGCTGCCAGACTAGGATTTCGATTTGGAAGGGAGACAGCTCtttctattaaaaatttatcatcttCAGTCCTGAAGCTTGACAGG GGAAGGCTCCTCATGGAAATGAATTACATGTTGGCCTATGGCTCTGCTGAGGCTTCACTGAGATTATTGTGGAAATTTGGTCTTCTGGATATACTTCTACCAATTCAG GCAGCATATTTCGTCCGTCATGGTTTTAGAAGACGTGATAAGAGGTCTCACTTgcttttg TCTTTATTTTCCAACCTCGATAAATTAGTGGCCCCCGATAGGCCATGCCACAGTAGCTTATG GGACCAGAACCTTTCCTCTATTTTGATGGTTAAAGAACTGTTGAAGATACTAGATAGAAAAGGGAAACCAAAGAGcaaaattcatacatatatgtgTATAGAGGACTGTTGA
- the LOC101251959 gene encoding uncharacterized protein isoform X1 — MAISTGFAFSCRPHFPLSQSMRKVFMSFSAAIEAIEEIDSGKEPAEWKRFNSKELGISSSMIARPTRVVLNGLKSKGFEVYLVGGCVRDLILKRTPKDFDIITTAELKEVCRTFSHCEIVGRRFPICHVHVDDEVVEVSSFHTSGIRPVRNLGLSFEKPVDCDEKDHFRWTNCLRRDFTINGLMFDPYSKLVYDYMGGVDDIRKAKIQTIGPASFSFVEDCARILRAIRIAARLGFRFGRETALSIKNLSSSVLKLDRGRLLMEMNYMLAYGSAEASLRLLWKFGLLDILLPIQAAYFVRHGFRRRDKRSHLLLSLFSNLDKLVAPDRPCHSSLWVTILAFHKALSDQPRDPLVVAAFSLGVHNGGDLSEALSIARRISAQHDGSFHELESRDLDLAALKEEVVELATSVQRALTNMTDEYSVSRAMANYPKAPYSDLVFIPLALYLKACKVCQCVRMGREKGFVAKQGSKIDYELLASGSLQEVRHVFARIVFDTIYPLNTGKDDT, encoded by the exons ATGGCCATTTCCACTGGTTTCGCATTTTCCTGTCGTCCGCATTTTCCTCTGTCTCAGAGCATGCGAAAG GTATTTATGAGCTTTTCCGCAGCAATTGAAGCTATTGAAGAGATTGACAGTGGCAAAG AACCAGCTGAATGGAAGAGGTTCAATTCCAAGGAACTAGGAATTAGCAGTTCGATGATCGCAAGGCCTACTAGAGTTGTTCTTAATGGTCTTAAAAGTAAAG GATTTGAAGTTTACCTTGTGGGGGGCTGTGTTCGGGATCTTATTTTAAAACGAACACCAAAAGATTTTGACATTATAACTACAGCTGAACTTAAAGAG GTGTGTAGAACATTTTCACATTGTGAGATAGTTGGAAGGCGATTCCCGATCTGCCATGTGcatgttgatgatgaagttgTGGAG gTTTCAAGCTTTCACACCTCAGGAATAAGGCCTGTGAGGAACTTGGGTTTATCTTTTGAGAAGCCAGTGGACTGTGATGAGAAGGACCACTTTCGTTGGACAAATTGTTTACGTAGAGATTTTACAATAAACGG GTTGATGTTTGACCCTTATTCAAAACTCGTCTATGATTACATGGGAGGAGTGGATGATATCAGGAAAGCTAAA ATACAAACAATCGGTCCTGCTAGTTTCTCATTTGTAGAGGATTGTG CTCGAATTCTTCGTGCAATTAGAATTGCTGCCAGACTAGGATTTCGATTTGGAAGGGAGACAGCTCtttctattaaaaatttatcatcttCAGTCCTGAAGCTTGACAGG GGAAGGCTCCTCATGGAAATGAATTACATGTTGGCCTATGGCTCTGCTGAGGCTTCACTGAGATTATTGTGGAAATTTGGTCTTCTGGATATACTTCTACCAATTCAG GCAGCATATTTCGTCCGTCATGGTTTTAGAAGACGTGATAAGAGGTCTCACTTgcttttg TCTTTATTTTCCAACCTCGATAAATTAGTGGCCCCCGATAGGCCATGCCACAGTAGCTTATG GGTCACAATTTTGGCTTTCCATAAAGCACTCTCAGATCAACCGAGGGACCCTTTGGTGGTTGCTGCATTTAGCCTAGGTGTTCATAATGGAGGTGATTTGTCAGAAGCTTTAAGTATAGCCAGACGGATTTCTGCACAACATGATGGAAGCTTTCATGAGTTGGAGTCACGGGACCTGGACTTGGCAGCTTTAAAAGAGGAAGTAGTGGAACTGGCAACTTCAGTTCAAAGGGCACTGACTAATATGACAGATGAGTATAGCGTCTCACGGGCAATGGCCAACTACCCTAAAGCACCTTACTCAGACCTA GTATTTATTCCATTAGCACTGTATTTAAAGGCGTGCAAGGTTTGCCAATGCGTTAGAATGGGAAGGGAGAAGGGATTTGTAGCCAAGCAAGGTAGCAAGATCGACTATGAGTTGTTAGCTTCAGGTAGCCTACAGGAAGTCCGACATGTCTTTGCCAGGATAGTCTTCGATACCATATATCCATTGAACACTGGCAAGGATGATACCTAA
- the LOC101255971 gene encoding mitochondrial phosphate carrier protein 3, mitochondrial: MAFSDRKSLIPSYLYSTTSANSSKNLSSAFDNHDNMDKKNLLIAAPKEGSGYKVEMYSPAFYAASTIGGILSCGLTHTAVTPLDLVKCNMQIDPAKFKSISSGFGILLKEQGIRGLFRGWAPTLLGYSAQGACKYGFYEYFKKYYSDLAGAENAVKYKTLIYLAGSASAEVIADVALCPFEAVKVRVQTQPGFARGLSDGLPKFVKAEGAAGLYKGIVPLWGRQIPYTMMKFASFETIVEQLYKHAIPTPKDQCSNTTQLGVSFAGGYLAGILCAVVSHPADNLVSFLNNAKGATVGDAVNKLGVWGLCTRGLPLRIFMIGTLTGAQWGIYDSFKVFVGLPTTGGAAPPAQK; encoded by the exons ATGGCGTTTTCTGATAGAAAATCTTTGATCCCTAGTTATCTTTACAGTACAACATCAGCTAATTCTTCAAAGAATCTCAGTAGTGCATTTGACAATCATGACAATATGGATAAGAAGAATTTATTGATTGCAGCACCAAAGGAAGGTTCAGGTTATAAGGTAGAAATGTACTCACCGGCGTTTTACGCAGCAAGCACGATAGGCGGTATTTTGAGCTGTGGTCTTACACACACGGCTGTTACTCCTCTTGATCTTGTCAAGTGCAACATGCAG ATTGATCCTGCAAAGTTCAAGAGTATTTCCTCTGGTTTCGGAATTTTACTCAAGGAACAAGGAATTAGAGGATTATTTAGGGGTTGGGCACCTACTTTACTTGGTTACAGTGCACAAGGGGCATGCAAATATGGATTCTATGAATATTTCAAGAAGTACTACTCAGATCTTGCTGGCGCGGAAAATGCTGTCAAGTACAAGACTTTGATTTACCTTGCTGGTTCTGCTTCTGCTGAAGTTATTGCTGATGTTGCTCTATGTCCATTTGAGGCTGTCAAAGTTCGTGTTCAAACTCAGCCTGGATTTGCTAGAGGCTTGTCTGATGGACTTCCCAAATTTGTCAAGGCTGAAGGAGCTGCAGG GCTTTACAAGGGGATTGTACCTCTATGGGGACGACAAATTCCAT ACACCATGATGAAGTTTGCATCATTTGAAACCATAGTGGAACAACTCTACAAACATGCCATTCCAACACCAAAAGACCAATGCAGCAATACTACACAGCTTGGTGTGAGCTTTGCTGGTGGATATTTGGCTGGTATTCTTTGTGCTGTTGTGTCACACCCTGCTGATAACCTAGTTTCTTTCCTCAACAATGCCAAGGGGGCAACTGTTGGCGAT GCTGTGAATAAGCTAGGAGTATGGGGTCTCTGTACTCGTGGTCTTCCCCTTCGTATATTCATGATTGGAACACTTACTGGAGCTCAATGGGGAATCTATGATTCTTTCAAAGTTTTTGTTGGCCT GCCAACCACCGGTGGTGCTGCTCCTCCGGCCCAGAAGTGA